Proteins from one Polynucleobacter wuianus genomic window:
- a CDS encoding DUF3460 family protein → MARYQSEFTQFLNELKTEKPHLEAAQQAGRALLWDKEPLTVEDQRRAKAAKLKQRAYVYSND, encoded by the coding sequence ATGGCAAGATATCAATCTGAATTCACCCAGTTCTTAAATGAACTCAAAACCGAGAAGCCACACCTCGAGGCAGCCCAACAAGCCGGTCGCGCCCTCTTATGGGACAAAGAGCCATTGACCGTTGAAGATCAGCGTCGCGCTAAAGCCGCCAAATTAAAACAACGCGCTTACGTTTACTCTAATGACTGA
- a CDS encoding segregation and condensation protein A, protein MTEPSTQPIPDLLDSTPSVTDGMSEAFAKLYGEPLFKLPTDLYIPPDALEVFLEAFEGPLDLLLYLIRKQNFNVLDIPMAQVTQQYLSYIDQIRHHNLELAAEYLLMAAMLIEIKSRMLLPMKKADSEEEVEDPRAELVRRLLEYERMKLAAQELDQIPQQGRDFQVAHGFVDTTVAITWPEVNLDDLQMAWRDVLHRAKLNQHHTITRESLSVRDFMTRILRRLQGTKFIEFGELFEDAIKSGNGIPVVIVNFIAMLELSREALIEITQAEPYAPIYVRLAYTPVA, encoded by the coding sequence ATGACTGAGCCAAGTACTCAGCCAATACCAGATTTACTCGATAGCACTCCATCAGTAACCGATGGAATGTCGGAAGCATTCGCCAAACTTTATGGCGAACCTCTCTTTAAGCTTCCTACCGATCTTTATATTCCGCCCGATGCACTAGAAGTTTTTCTAGAAGCATTTGAGGGTCCACTCGACCTCTTGCTATATTTAATTCGTAAGCAGAACTTTAACGTTCTCGATATACCGATGGCTCAAGTTACTCAACAGTACCTGAGCTATATAGACCAAATTCGTCATCACAATCTTGAACTTGCGGCTGAGTACTTATTGATGGCAGCGATGTTGATTGAGATTAAATCTCGCATGCTGCTACCGATGAAGAAAGCAGATAGCGAAGAAGAAGTAGAAGATCCACGCGCAGAATTAGTCCGCCGCCTCCTAGAGTATGAGCGCATGAAACTGGCCGCTCAAGAACTTGACCAGATTCCGCAACAAGGTCGTGATTTCCAAGTAGCGCATGGCTTTGTTGATACAACCGTGGCAATCACTTGGCCTGAAGTGAACCTAGATGACTTGCAAATGGCTTGGCGTGATGTTCTGCACCGGGCCAAACTCAATCAGCACCATACGATTACGCGTGAATCCCTCTCCGTCCGTGACTTTATGACCCGCATCCTGCGTCGCTTACAAGGTACAAAATTCATTGAGTTTGGTGAATTATTTGAAGATGCGATTAAGTCAGGTAATGGCATTCCAGTAGTGATTGTGAACTTTATTGCAATGCTAGAGCTCTCTCGTGAAGCTTTAATCGAGATTACCCAAGCTGAGCCATACGCACCAATCTATGTGCGTCTAGCCTATACGCCTGTTGCATGA
- the panC gene encoding pantoate--beta-alanine ligase, whose protein sequence is MKIISDIQELRDHLRGQNRASFVPTMGNLHEGHLSLMRLARQHGDPVVASIFVNRLQFGPNEDFDSYPRTMQADIDKLEKEGVYILFAPTERDLYPQPQEYRVDPPQQLGDILEGEFRPGFFKGVCTVVLKLFSCVQPKVAVFGKKDYQQLMIIRQMAKQFALPVDIIPGETIRADDGLALSSRNGYLSTEERAEAPELQRTLQEVREQVLQLNSRNTNALSELEKAAVVKLVGRGWKPDYIAIRQQSDLAPASNESLQSGEPLVILTAAKLGKTRLIDNLEI, encoded by the coding sequence ATGAAAATCATTAGCGACATTCAAGAGTTACGGGACCACTTAAGGGGTCAAAACCGCGCTTCATTTGTACCGACCATGGGGAATCTTCATGAAGGTCACCTCTCACTGATGCGCTTGGCGAGACAACATGGTGATCCAGTCGTAGCGAGCATCTTTGTAAACCGTTTGCAGTTTGGTCCTAACGAAGACTTCGATAGCTACCCCCGTACAATGCAGGCCGATATCGATAAGCTGGAAAAAGAAGGTGTCTACATCCTCTTTGCTCCGACTGAGCGCGATCTTTATCCACAGCCCCAGGAATATCGTGTTGACCCACCACAGCAGTTAGGTGACATCCTCGAAGGTGAGTTCCGCCCCGGTTTCTTTAAAGGGGTTTGCACAGTAGTTCTCAAACTCTTTTCTTGCGTACAGCCAAAGGTTGCTGTATTTGGTAAAAAAGATTACCAACAGCTCATGATTATTCGCCAGATGGCCAAGCAATTTGCTTTGCCAGTAGATATCATTCCCGGTGAAACCATTCGCGCTGATGATGGTCTAGCCCTCTCCTCCCGCAATGGCTACTTATCCACAGAGGAGCGCGCTGAAGCACCAGAATTACAAAGAACACTTCAAGAGGTTCGTGAACAAGTTCTACAACTGAACTCACGCAATACAAATGCTTTATCCGAACTGGAAAAGGCTGCCGTTGTCAAATTAGTTGGTCGTGGCTGGAAGCCTGATTACATTGCCATTCGGCAGCAAAGCGATTTAGCTCCAGCATCTAACGAAAGCCTTCAATCTGGCGAACCGCTCGTGATTCTCACAGCGGCCAAGCTTGGTAAAACCCGCTTGATTGATAACCTCGAGATTTAA